Proteins from a single region of Pithys albifrons albifrons isolate INPA30051 chromosome 12, PitAlb_v1, whole genome shotgun sequence:
- the SLC12A4 gene encoding solute carrier family 12 member 4 isoform X2 produces the protein MWKTVRMSQDGACPGDFVLQNVNCPHVKLGQEFPRVAFRGHIRSLPKLMEITSSSRASHGNHKENSPFLNSSEAGKGGDYYDRNLALFEEELDIRPKVSSLLGKLVNYTNLTQGVKEHEEAESTDGSKKKVSKSPSMGTLMGVYLPCMQNIFGVILFLRLTWMVGMAGVLQSFLIVLLCCCCTMLTTISMSAIATNGVVPAGGSYFMISRSLGPEFGGAVGLCFYLGTTFAGAMYILGAIEILLTYIVPQAAIFHPSGAHDASSAMLNNMRVYGTVFLILMAVVVFVGVKYVNKFASLFLACVVISILSIYAGAIKSIFDPPAFPICMLGNRTLSRDHFDVCAKTVVKDNITVASKLWELFCHTTNLTDEHCDEYFLMNNVSEIAGIPGAASGILIDNLWSNYLEKGEILEKAHQPSVDVAGQKNNLHLYVLSDIATSFMVLVGIFFPSVTGIMAGSNRSGDLKDAQKSIPVGTILAIVTTSLVYFSCVLLFGACIEGVVLRDKYGDAVNKNLVVGTLSWPSPWVIVIGSFFSTCGAGLQSLTGAPRLLQAIAKDNIIPFLWVFGHGKANGEPTWALLLTALIAELGILIASLDMVAPILSMFFLMCYLFVNLACAVQTLLRTPNWRPRFKYYHWALSFLGMSICLALMFISSWYYALVAMLIAGMIYKYIEYQGAEKEWGDGIRGLSLSAARYALLRLEEGPPHTKNWRPQLLVLLKLDEDLHVKYPRLLTFASQLKAGKGLTIIGSVIQGNFLETYGEAQAAEQTIKNMMEIEKVKGFCQVVVANKVREGIAHLIQSCGLGGMKHNTVVLGWPYGWRQSEDPRSWKTFIGTVRCTTAAHLALLVPKNVSFYPSNHERYNEGNIDVWWIVHDGGMLMLLPFLLKQHKVWRKCKMRIFTVAQMDDNSIQMKKDLATFLYQLRIEAEVEVVEMHNSDISAYTYERTLMMEQRSQMLRQMRLTKTEREREAQLVKDRHSIARLESLYSDEEDEGDPVPENIQMTWTKEKCDAEKRNRGSAVGSFRDLISIKPNQSNVRRMHTAVKLNEVIVNRSHDARLVLLNMPGPPKNTDGDENYMEFLEVLTEGLERVLLVRGGGREVITIYS, from the exons GTCCCCATGTGAAGCTGGGGCAAGAATTCCCCAGAGTAGCTTTCCGAGGTCACATCCGCTCTCTTCCAAAACTGATGGAGATAACAAGCTCTTCCCGTGCAA gtCATGGCAACCATAAAGAAAACAGTCCTTTCCTGAACAGTTCAGAAGCTGGCAAGGGAGGTGATTACTATGACAGAAATCTGGCCTTGTTTGAG GAAGAACTTGATATACGACCAAAAGTGTCATCTCTGCTTGGCAAGTTGGTCAACTACACAAATCTTACCCAAGGTGTTAAGGAACATGAAGAAGCAGAAAGTACTGATGGATCAAAGAAGAAAGTATCAAAA tcaccCAGCATGGGCACCCTGATGGGGGTATATTTACCATGCATGCAGAATATCTTTGGGGTTATTCTCTTCCTTCGACTGACTTGGAtggtgggaatggctggggTCCTTCAGTCCTTCCTGATTGtactgctttgctgctgttgt ACTATGTTGACAACCATATCAATGAGTGCTATTGCCACAAACGGTGTTGTTCCAG CTGGTGGCTCCTATTTCATGATATCTAGGTCATTGGGCCCAGAGTTTGGTGGAGCTGTAGGGCTGTGCTTCTATTTGGGAACAACCTTTGCAGGAGCAATGTATATCCTTGGTGCCATTGAGATTTTATTG acATATATTGTGCCACAAGCAGCCATTTTTCATCCATCCGGTGCCCACGATGCTTCCAGTGCCATGCTGAACAACATGAGGGTGTATGGCACTGTGTTCCTCATCCTGATGGCAGTGGTGGTCTTTGTAGGTGTTAAATACGTGAACAAATTTGCTTCCCTCTTCTTGGCCTGCGTAGTAATATCCATACTGTCCATTTATGCTGGAGCTATCAAGTCCATCTTTGATCCACCTGCATTTCC GATTTGCATGTTGGGCAACAGGACTTTGTCACGAGATCACTTTGATGTTTGTGCCAAAACCGTAGTTAAGGATAACATAACTGTGGCCTCTAAGCTTTGGGAGCTCTTCTGCCACACTACAAACTTAACCGACGAACACTGTGATGAATATTTCCTAATGAACAATGTCTCTGAGATAGCAGGAATTCCAGGAGCTGCTAGTGGCATTTTAATAG ACAACTTATGGAGCAATTATTTGGAGAAAGGAGAGATCCTGGAGAAAGCACATCAGCCATCTGTTGATGTGGCAGGCCAGAAGAACAACCTGCACCTGTATGTGCTTTCAGATATCGCCACTTCCTTCATGGTGCTGGTTGGCATCTTCTTCCCTTCAGTGACTG GTATCATGGCTGGTTCAAACAGATCGGGGGACCTCAAAGATGCacagaaatccattcctgttgGAACAATTCTTGCCATTGTCACCACATCACTAGTCT ACTTCAGTTGTGTATTATTATTTGGAGCCTGCATAGAAGGTGTTGTCCTGAGAGATAA GTACGGCGACGCGGTGAACAAGAACCTGGTGGTGGGAACCCTGTCATGGCCCTCGCCGTGGGTCATCGTGATCGGGTCCTTCTTCTCCACCTGTGGGGCTGGTCTGCAGAGCCTCACTGGagctcccaggctgctgcaggccATAGCCAAGGACAACATCATTCCCTTCCTCTGG GTCTTTGGTCATGGAAAAGCCAATGGTGAACCGACATGGGCTCTTCTGTTAACAGCATTGATTGCTGAGCTGGGAATCCTTATTGCTTCTCTTGACATGGTGGCTCCAATCCTCTCAAT gtttttcttgATGTGTTACCTCTTTGTTAATCTGGCATGTGCAGTACAGACACTGCTGCGGACTCCAAACTGGCGGCCTCGCTTCAAATACTATCACTG GGCCCTCTCATTTTTAGGCATGAGTATTTGCCTGGCACTGATGTTCATTTCATCTTGGTATTATGCTTTGGTAGCAATGCTTATTGCAGGCATGATTTACAAGTACATTGAATACCAAGG agcagagaaggagTGGGGTGATGGTATCCGGGGCCTGTCGCTCAGCGCAGCAAGATACGCCTTACTCAGGCTGGAGGAGGGGCCTCCACACACCAAGAACTGGAG gCCTCAGTTGCTGGTGCTTCTGAAACTTGATGAAGATTTACATGTAAAATACCCTAGATTGTTAACATTTGCATCCCAGTTGAAAGCTGGTAAAGGTTTGACTATCATAGGATCAGTGATCCAAGGGAATTTCTTGGAAACATATGGAGAAGCCCAGGCTGCTGAACAG ACTATTAAGAATATGATGGAAATTGAGAAGGTTAAGGGATTTTGTCAAGTAGTTGTAGCCAATAAAGTTCGAGAAGGAATTGCTCACTTGATCCAGTCCTGTGGACTAGGTGGAATGAAGCATAACACTGTGGTGTTGGGATGGCCCTATGGCTGGAGACAAAGTGAAGATCCAAGGTCTTGGAAGACATTTATAG GCACTGTTCGCTGCACAACTGCAGCCCACCTGGCTCTGCTGGTGCCCAAAAATGTGTCTTTCTACCCCAGCAATCATGAGCGTTACAATGAAGGCAACATTGATGTGTGGTGGATTGTGCATGATGGAGGCATGTTGATGttgcttcctttccttctcaaaCAGCACAAA GTTtggagaaaatgcaaaatgagaatttttacTGTAGCTCAAATGGATGATAACAGCATCCAGATGAAGAAGGATTTGGCTACTTTCCTCTATCAACTCCGAATAGAGGCAGAGGTAGAAGTGGTAGAAATG CACAATAGTGATATCTCAGCATATACTTATGAGAGAACTCTAATGATGGAACAGAGATCTCAGATGCTGAGGCAAATGAGGCTGACAAAAACcgagagggaaagggag GCTCAGCTGGTGAAGGACAGACACTCAATAGCACGTCTGGAGAGCCTCTACTCGGATGAAGAAGATGAGGGGGACCCAGTTCCTGAGAATATCCAGATGACctggacaaaagaaaaatgtgatgcTGAGAAGCGGAACCGAGGCAGTGCCGTGGGAAGCTTTAGAGATCTCATCAGTATTAAACC GAACCAGTCTAATGTCCGAAGGATGCACACAGCAGTGAAGCTAAATGAAGTTATTGTAAATAGATCCCATGATGCCAGACTCGTGCTCCTCAACATGCCTGGTCCTCCAAAGAATACTGATGGGGATGAAAACT ACATGGAGTTTCTTGAAGTTTTGACTGAGGGTCTGGAGAGAGTATTACTTGTTAGAGGCGGAGGCCGAGAAGTCATCACCATTTACTCCTGA
- the SLC12A4 gene encoding solute carrier family 12 member 4 isoform X1, whose amino-acid sequence MGGVEERGFLRGSDRTGQECAAGSAPRPACLAAVPRGALAAPPAMPHFTVVPVEDKPRAEYDSVEGLSWVDYREPAAAPAPGDSYDTVSSDGHGNHKENSPFLNSSEAGKGGDYYDRNLALFEEELDIRPKVSSLLGKLVNYTNLTQGVKEHEEAESTDGSKKKVSKSPSMGTLMGVYLPCMQNIFGVILFLRLTWMVGMAGVLQSFLIVLLCCCCTMLTTISMSAIATNGVVPAGGSYFMISRSLGPEFGGAVGLCFYLGTTFAGAMYILGAIEILLTYIVPQAAIFHPSGAHDASSAMLNNMRVYGTVFLILMAVVVFVGVKYVNKFASLFLACVVISILSIYAGAIKSIFDPPAFPICMLGNRTLSRDHFDVCAKTVVKDNITVASKLWELFCHTTNLTDEHCDEYFLMNNVSEIAGIPGAASGILIDNLWSNYLEKGEILEKAHQPSVDVAGQKNNLHLYVLSDIATSFMVLVGIFFPSVTGIMAGSNRSGDLKDAQKSIPVGTILAIVTTSLVYFSCVLLFGACIEGVVLRDKYGDAVNKNLVVGTLSWPSPWVIVIGSFFSTCGAGLQSLTGAPRLLQAIAKDNIIPFLWVFGHGKANGEPTWALLLTALIAELGILIASLDMVAPILSMFFLMCYLFVNLACAVQTLLRTPNWRPRFKYYHWALSFLGMSICLALMFISSWYYALVAMLIAGMIYKYIEYQGAEKEWGDGIRGLSLSAARYALLRLEEGPPHTKNWRPQLLVLLKLDEDLHVKYPRLLTFASQLKAGKGLTIIGSVIQGNFLETYGEAQAAEQTIKNMMEIEKVKGFCQVVVANKVREGIAHLIQSCGLGGMKHNTVVLGWPYGWRQSEDPRSWKTFIGTVRCTTAAHLALLVPKNVSFYPSNHERYNEGNIDVWWIVHDGGMLMLLPFLLKQHKVWRKCKMRIFTVAQMDDNSIQMKKDLATFLYQLRIEAEVEVVEMHNSDISAYTYERTLMMEQRSQMLRQMRLTKTEREREAQLVKDRHSIARLESLYSDEEDEGDPVPENIQMTWTKEKCDAEKRNRGSAVGSFRDLISIKPNQSNVRRMHTAVKLNEVIVNRSHDARLVLLNMPGPPKNTDGDENYMEFLEVLTEGLERVLLVRGGGREVITIYS is encoded by the exons gtCATGGCAACCATAAAGAAAACAGTCCTTTCCTGAACAGTTCAGAAGCTGGCAAGGGAGGTGATTACTATGACAGAAATCTGGCCTTGTTTGAG GAAGAACTTGATATACGACCAAAAGTGTCATCTCTGCTTGGCAAGTTGGTCAACTACACAAATCTTACCCAAGGTGTTAAGGAACATGAAGAAGCAGAAAGTACTGATGGATCAAAGAAGAAAGTATCAAAA tcaccCAGCATGGGCACCCTGATGGGGGTATATTTACCATGCATGCAGAATATCTTTGGGGTTATTCTCTTCCTTCGACTGACTTGGAtggtgggaatggctggggTCCTTCAGTCCTTCCTGATTGtactgctttgctgctgttgt ACTATGTTGACAACCATATCAATGAGTGCTATTGCCACAAACGGTGTTGTTCCAG CTGGTGGCTCCTATTTCATGATATCTAGGTCATTGGGCCCAGAGTTTGGTGGAGCTGTAGGGCTGTGCTTCTATTTGGGAACAACCTTTGCAGGAGCAATGTATATCCTTGGTGCCATTGAGATTTTATTG acATATATTGTGCCACAAGCAGCCATTTTTCATCCATCCGGTGCCCACGATGCTTCCAGTGCCATGCTGAACAACATGAGGGTGTATGGCACTGTGTTCCTCATCCTGATGGCAGTGGTGGTCTTTGTAGGTGTTAAATACGTGAACAAATTTGCTTCCCTCTTCTTGGCCTGCGTAGTAATATCCATACTGTCCATTTATGCTGGAGCTATCAAGTCCATCTTTGATCCACCTGCATTTCC GATTTGCATGTTGGGCAACAGGACTTTGTCACGAGATCACTTTGATGTTTGTGCCAAAACCGTAGTTAAGGATAACATAACTGTGGCCTCTAAGCTTTGGGAGCTCTTCTGCCACACTACAAACTTAACCGACGAACACTGTGATGAATATTTCCTAATGAACAATGTCTCTGAGATAGCAGGAATTCCAGGAGCTGCTAGTGGCATTTTAATAG ACAACTTATGGAGCAATTATTTGGAGAAAGGAGAGATCCTGGAGAAAGCACATCAGCCATCTGTTGATGTGGCAGGCCAGAAGAACAACCTGCACCTGTATGTGCTTTCAGATATCGCCACTTCCTTCATGGTGCTGGTTGGCATCTTCTTCCCTTCAGTGACTG GTATCATGGCTGGTTCAAACAGATCGGGGGACCTCAAAGATGCacagaaatccattcctgttgGAACAATTCTTGCCATTGTCACCACATCACTAGTCT ACTTCAGTTGTGTATTATTATTTGGAGCCTGCATAGAAGGTGTTGTCCTGAGAGATAA GTACGGCGACGCGGTGAACAAGAACCTGGTGGTGGGAACCCTGTCATGGCCCTCGCCGTGGGTCATCGTGATCGGGTCCTTCTTCTCCACCTGTGGGGCTGGTCTGCAGAGCCTCACTGGagctcccaggctgctgcaggccATAGCCAAGGACAACATCATTCCCTTCCTCTGG GTCTTTGGTCATGGAAAAGCCAATGGTGAACCGACATGGGCTCTTCTGTTAACAGCATTGATTGCTGAGCTGGGAATCCTTATTGCTTCTCTTGACATGGTGGCTCCAATCCTCTCAAT gtttttcttgATGTGTTACCTCTTTGTTAATCTGGCATGTGCAGTACAGACACTGCTGCGGACTCCAAACTGGCGGCCTCGCTTCAAATACTATCACTG GGCCCTCTCATTTTTAGGCATGAGTATTTGCCTGGCACTGATGTTCATTTCATCTTGGTATTATGCTTTGGTAGCAATGCTTATTGCAGGCATGATTTACAAGTACATTGAATACCAAGG agcagagaaggagTGGGGTGATGGTATCCGGGGCCTGTCGCTCAGCGCAGCAAGATACGCCTTACTCAGGCTGGAGGAGGGGCCTCCACACACCAAGAACTGGAG gCCTCAGTTGCTGGTGCTTCTGAAACTTGATGAAGATTTACATGTAAAATACCCTAGATTGTTAACATTTGCATCCCAGTTGAAAGCTGGTAAAGGTTTGACTATCATAGGATCAGTGATCCAAGGGAATTTCTTGGAAACATATGGAGAAGCCCAGGCTGCTGAACAG ACTATTAAGAATATGATGGAAATTGAGAAGGTTAAGGGATTTTGTCAAGTAGTTGTAGCCAATAAAGTTCGAGAAGGAATTGCTCACTTGATCCAGTCCTGTGGACTAGGTGGAATGAAGCATAACACTGTGGTGTTGGGATGGCCCTATGGCTGGAGACAAAGTGAAGATCCAAGGTCTTGGAAGACATTTATAG GCACTGTTCGCTGCACAACTGCAGCCCACCTGGCTCTGCTGGTGCCCAAAAATGTGTCTTTCTACCCCAGCAATCATGAGCGTTACAATGAAGGCAACATTGATGTGTGGTGGATTGTGCATGATGGAGGCATGTTGATGttgcttcctttccttctcaaaCAGCACAAA GTTtggagaaaatgcaaaatgagaatttttacTGTAGCTCAAATGGATGATAACAGCATCCAGATGAAGAAGGATTTGGCTACTTTCCTCTATCAACTCCGAATAGAGGCAGAGGTAGAAGTGGTAGAAATG CACAATAGTGATATCTCAGCATATACTTATGAGAGAACTCTAATGATGGAACAGAGATCTCAGATGCTGAGGCAAATGAGGCTGACAAAAACcgagagggaaagggag GCTCAGCTGGTGAAGGACAGACACTCAATAGCACGTCTGGAGAGCCTCTACTCGGATGAAGAAGATGAGGGGGACCCAGTTCCTGAGAATATCCAGATGACctggacaaaagaaaaatgtgatgcTGAGAAGCGGAACCGAGGCAGTGCCGTGGGAAGCTTTAGAGATCTCATCAGTATTAAACC GAACCAGTCTAATGTCCGAAGGATGCACACAGCAGTGAAGCTAAATGAAGTTATTGTAAATAGATCCCATGATGCCAGACTCGTGCTCCTCAACATGCCTGGTCCTCCAAAGAATACTGATGGGGATGAAAACT ACATGGAGTTTCTTGAAGTTTTGACTGAGGGTCTGGAGAGAGTATTACTTGTTAGAGGCGGAGGCCGAGAAGTCATCACCATTTACTCCTGA
- the SLC12A4 gene encoding solute carrier family 12 member 4 isoform X3, producing MWKTVRMSQDGACPGDFVLQNVNCPHVKLGQEFPRVAFRGHIRSLPKLMEITSSSRASHGNHKENSPFLNSSEAGKGGDYYDRNLALFEEELDIRPKVSSLLGKLVNYTNLTQGVKEHEEAESTDGSKKKVSKSPSMGTLMGVYLPCMQNIFGVILFLRLTWMVGMAGVLQSFLIVLLCCCCTMLTTISMSAIATNGVVPAGGSYFMISRSLGPEFGGAVGLCFYLGTTFAGAMYILGAIEILLTYIVPQAAIFHPSGAHDASSAMLNNMRVYGTVFLILMAVVVFVGVKYVNKFASLFLACVVISILSIYAGAIKSIFDPPAFPICMLGNRTLSRDHFDVCAKTVVKDNITVASKLWELFCHTTNLTDEHCDEYFLMNNVSEIAGIPGAASGILIDNLWSNYLEKGEILEKAHQPSVDVAGQKNNLHLYVLSDIATSFMVLVGIFFPSVTGIMAGSNRSGDLKDAQKSIPVGTILAIVTTSLVYFSCVLLFGACIEGVVLRDKYGDAVNKNLVVGTLSWPSPWVIVIGSFFSTCGAGLQSLTGAPRLLQAIAKDNIIPFLWVFGHGKANGEPTWALLLTALIAELGILIASLDMVAPILSMFFLMCYLFVNLACAVQTLLRTPNWRPRFKYYHWALSFLGMSICLALMFISSWYYALVAMLIAGMIYKYIEYQGAEKEWGDGIRGLSLSAARYALLRLEEGPPHTKNWRPQLLVLLKLDEDLHVKYPRLLTFASQLKAGKGLTIIGSVIQGNFLETYGEAQAAEQTIKNMMEIEKVKGFCQVVVANKVREGIAHLIQSCGLGGMKHNTVVLGWPYGWRQSEDPRSWKTFIGTVRCTTAAHLALLVPKNVSFYPSNHERYNEGNIDVWWIVHDGGMLMLLPFLLKQHKVWRKCKMRIFTVAQMDDNSIQMKKDLATFLYQLRIEAEVEVVEMHNSDISAYTYERTLMMEQRSQMLRQMRLTKTEREREIQASVSPNSARLTPIKTV from the exons GTCCCCATGTGAAGCTGGGGCAAGAATTCCCCAGAGTAGCTTTCCGAGGTCACATCCGCTCTCTTCCAAAACTGATGGAGATAACAAGCTCTTCCCGTGCAA gtCATGGCAACCATAAAGAAAACAGTCCTTTCCTGAACAGTTCAGAAGCTGGCAAGGGAGGTGATTACTATGACAGAAATCTGGCCTTGTTTGAG GAAGAACTTGATATACGACCAAAAGTGTCATCTCTGCTTGGCAAGTTGGTCAACTACACAAATCTTACCCAAGGTGTTAAGGAACATGAAGAAGCAGAAAGTACTGATGGATCAAAGAAGAAAGTATCAAAA tcaccCAGCATGGGCACCCTGATGGGGGTATATTTACCATGCATGCAGAATATCTTTGGGGTTATTCTCTTCCTTCGACTGACTTGGAtggtgggaatggctggggTCCTTCAGTCCTTCCTGATTGtactgctttgctgctgttgt ACTATGTTGACAACCATATCAATGAGTGCTATTGCCACAAACGGTGTTGTTCCAG CTGGTGGCTCCTATTTCATGATATCTAGGTCATTGGGCCCAGAGTTTGGTGGAGCTGTAGGGCTGTGCTTCTATTTGGGAACAACCTTTGCAGGAGCAATGTATATCCTTGGTGCCATTGAGATTTTATTG acATATATTGTGCCACAAGCAGCCATTTTTCATCCATCCGGTGCCCACGATGCTTCCAGTGCCATGCTGAACAACATGAGGGTGTATGGCACTGTGTTCCTCATCCTGATGGCAGTGGTGGTCTTTGTAGGTGTTAAATACGTGAACAAATTTGCTTCCCTCTTCTTGGCCTGCGTAGTAATATCCATACTGTCCATTTATGCTGGAGCTATCAAGTCCATCTTTGATCCACCTGCATTTCC GATTTGCATGTTGGGCAACAGGACTTTGTCACGAGATCACTTTGATGTTTGTGCCAAAACCGTAGTTAAGGATAACATAACTGTGGCCTCTAAGCTTTGGGAGCTCTTCTGCCACACTACAAACTTAACCGACGAACACTGTGATGAATATTTCCTAATGAACAATGTCTCTGAGATAGCAGGAATTCCAGGAGCTGCTAGTGGCATTTTAATAG ACAACTTATGGAGCAATTATTTGGAGAAAGGAGAGATCCTGGAGAAAGCACATCAGCCATCTGTTGATGTGGCAGGCCAGAAGAACAACCTGCACCTGTATGTGCTTTCAGATATCGCCACTTCCTTCATGGTGCTGGTTGGCATCTTCTTCCCTTCAGTGACTG GTATCATGGCTGGTTCAAACAGATCGGGGGACCTCAAAGATGCacagaaatccattcctgttgGAACAATTCTTGCCATTGTCACCACATCACTAGTCT ACTTCAGTTGTGTATTATTATTTGGAGCCTGCATAGAAGGTGTTGTCCTGAGAGATAA GTACGGCGACGCGGTGAACAAGAACCTGGTGGTGGGAACCCTGTCATGGCCCTCGCCGTGGGTCATCGTGATCGGGTCCTTCTTCTCCACCTGTGGGGCTGGTCTGCAGAGCCTCACTGGagctcccaggctgctgcaggccATAGCCAAGGACAACATCATTCCCTTCCTCTGG GTCTTTGGTCATGGAAAAGCCAATGGTGAACCGACATGGGCTCTTCTGTTAACAGCATTGATTGCTGAGCTGGGAATCCTTATTGCTTCTCTTGACATGGTGGCTCCAATCCTCTCAAT gtttttcttgATGTGTTACCTCTTTGTTAATCTGGCATGTGCAGTACAGACACTGCTGCGGACTCCAAACTGGCGGCCTCGCTTCAAATACTATCACTG GGCCCTCTCATTTTTAGGCATGAGTATTTGCCTGGCACTGATGTTCATTTCATCTTGGTATTATGCTTTGGTAGCAATGCTTATTGCAGGCATGATTTACAAGTACATTGAATACCAAGG agcagagaaggagTGGGGTGATGGTATCCGGGGCCTGTCGCTCAGCGCAGCAAGATACGCCTTACTCAGGCTGGAGGAGGGGCCTCCACACACCAAGAACTGGAG gCCTCAGTTGCTGGTGCTTCTGAAACTTGATGAAGATTTACATGTAAAATACCCTAGATTGTTAACATTTGCATCCCAGTTGAAAGCTGGTAAAGGTTTGACTATCATAGGATCAGTGATCCAAGGGAATTTCTTGGAAACATATGGAGAAGCCCAGGCTGCTGAACAG ACTATTAAGAATATGATGGAAATTGAGAAGGTTAAGGGATTTTGTCAAGTAGTTGTAGCCAATAAAGTTCGAGAAGGAATTGCTCACTTGATCCAGTCCTGTGGACTAGGTGGAATGAAGCATAACACTGTGGTGTTGGGATGGCCCTATGGCTGGAGACAAAGTGAAGATCCAAGGTCTTGGAAGACATTTATAG GCACTGTTCGCTGCACAACTGCAGCCCACCTGGCTCTGCTGGTGCCCAAAAATGTGTCTTTCTACCCCAGCAATCATGAGCGTTACAATGAAGGCAACATTGATGTGTGGTGGATTGTGCATGATGGAGGCATGTTGATGttgcttcctttccttctcaaaCAGCACAAA GTTtggagaaaatgcaaaatgagaatttttacTGTAGCTCAAATGGATGATAACAGCATCCAGATGAAGAAGGATTTGGCTACTTTCCTCTATCAACTCCGAATAGAGGCAGAGGTAGAAGTGGTAGAAATG CACAATAGTGATATCTCAGCATATACTTATGAGAGAACTCTAATGATGGAACAGAGATCTCAGATGCTGAGGCAAATGAGGCTGACAAAAACcgagagggaaagggag ATACAGGCCTCTGTCAGTCCAAATTCTGCACGGCTTACACCCATCAAAACTGTTTAA